A DNA window from Hevea brasiliensis isolate MT/VB/25A 57/8 unplaced genomic scaffold, ASM3005281v1 Scaf95, whole genome shotgun sequence contains the following coding sequences:
- the LOC131177845 gene encoding F-box/kelch-repeat protein At3g23880-like, with the protein MSDHLPQELLAEILSRLPVKSILICRCVSKTWYSLITNPSFIAHHLKKTPARNSGLLFFGYVTEELDFPFKPYARYLLYPDESFPANHVEELDCPLKGLKVLYKIVGSCNGVFCLSYGRYNRVVLWNPSVRKIVKIPWPNVTLNSHGLHKDSLGFGFDSSADDYKLVRIVYLPGSNFDFDEIPPFVEIYSLRSRGWKKVDNDLKYVITDLSKSAFLNGTFHWVATKPPDKTGVWYAIVSFSLGEE; encoded by the coding sequence ATGTCTGATCATCTTCCTCAAGAATTGCTCGCAGAAATTTTGTCAAGATTGCCTGTGAAATCAATCCTCATATGCAGATGCGTTTCCAAGACTTGGTACTCTTTAATCACCAACCCTTCTTTCATAGCCCACCATCTCAAGAAAACACCTGCAAGAAACAGTGGCCTACTTTTCTTTGGTTACGTCACCGAAGAACTTGATTTTCCATTTAAACCATATGCACGTTATTTGCTATACCCAGATGAGTCTTTCCCTGCAAACCATGTTGAAGAACTTGATTGCCCACTTAAAGGCTTAAAGGTTTTATATAAGATAGTGGGTTCTTGTAATGGGGTCTTTTGTCTATCTTATGGTCGTTATAATAGAGTTGTTTTATGGAACCCTAGTGTTAGAAAGATTGTTAAGATTCCTTGGCCTAATGTTACGCTTAACTCACATGGACTCCACAAAGACTCACTTGGGTTTGGCTTTGATTCCTCTGCCGATGATTATAAGCTTGTGAGAATAGTGTATTTGCCAGGTAGTAATTTTGACTTCGATGAGATTCCGCCTTTTGTTGAGATTTACAGTTTGAGAAGTAGGGGTTGGAAAAAGGTTGATAATGATCTGAAATATGTCATCACTGATCTCTCAAAGTCTGCTTTTCTGAATGGAACTTTTCATTGGGTTGCCACTAAGCCACCTGATAAGACTGGTGTATGGTATGCGATTGTGTCGTTTTCTTTGGGAGAAGAG